AATTAGTTaacatcagatttttaaaagaacattcaTGGAATTTGGGGAGACCTTAGAAATTATCTAgtactatgttttttcttataGCCTTTCTATATTATTAGCAATTCTTTTGTCATActttcaataataaaataatatttatcgaACACTTAGTCTTTACCCAGCATTCAATAAGCACTTTTATGCATTAtatcatttactcctcacaataaccctatgaggtataggtgccatttttatttccctcttacagatgaagaagctgaggttcagagcaATTTAGTAATTTGCCTGAAGGCATGCAGTACGTGGTAGAGCTGTCTCTGACACTCAAACTCACGTCTACCTCAAATCTTCTGACCACTCTTGATGAAAAGCTATCCCAGAACTACTTAGCAATAGTAACCATCATATATGAGAGTCCAGAAACGTAGGGGAAGGAGAGGGATCATAGGTAACGTTTTATGTCGGATCCTTCCTTTTTTCCGTCGGTAGTAGTAGAGAAACTCTTTGTACTTCATTCACTGAACATTTGAATGTAAGCTTTTTAATCATTCCCTTGTGTTCACTCTGAATGTGGTTTCTGTTGATGTATTTATGGAGTGGACTTAGAGATCTGGATGAATTGTTAGGGATTCTAATCCAcccctctcattttacagatggcaaaaCTGAGTTCAAAAGAAGTTTGACTTGGCTTATGGTCACAAATATTTACCATAAAAAACTCTGCCATAACCTTTCAGAAAATGCTTACTATGGAGTTTATTTtaatgggattttattttttttttgaaactttgtAAAATTCTTGACTCACTAACAACTTTCCTGAGTCTCTTTTGAAAGAGGGcctttctgtgaaaaataaaggcctttagcaataaaaataactttactCTTTAGATAACCAAATGATAGACACTTCTTGTAGGATATCACTGTTCTTgcttatttatacttttaattcCCTGAGCTTCTTAACTTTGTGTACACAGTGTACAAGTTGGTTCCAGGCCTGTGTGCCCTTAGGTTGTTCAGTCACCTTTAAGCCTGGCTGAACTACATGATACTATTTTCAGCCTGTGGATTCCTTGGCCATAGACTCCAAAGTGGCAGAGGCCACTGTCGCCCTGCAACTATAAAAAGATGTTGGTTGCCCCTTGAAGATAGGTAGTCACTGGATTAGACATTACtgtaggaaaatttttaaagaagcaagGCTTCTGGCTGtaattgtttttgtgtttgttggcTTTGTAATCTTAAAGTTGgctttttaaatcttaatttcaAACTACTTGTATttgtttaaatttgaaaaaacagtAAGTACTTACTACATAAAAATCAGAAgatacagataaacaaaagacaGTTTAAAAATACTTAACTGTTAATACCTGGCTTTTAGATGTTTTTCtctacatgtatgtatatatttataaatatacatagagATAGGATCACactgtatttttaagaaaatcttccCCCGACCTTCTTAGTACTATTTTTATAGCCGTTGTAGTATTCTGTATGGATGTGCCATACTTTCTTTAACTATTCCCCTGTTTTTGGACCATTAATGTTGTTTCCAGCGTTTTACTATTTCGAATAGCCTGTGCTGAACATCCTAGTACCTAAATGTTTGTGtatatctttaattatttcattagtataaattcccagaagtagaatttctgggtcaaaatgTATGTATGCTTTTCAAGTTTTTGTATTATGCTGCCAAATTGCCCTTTATAAAGGTGAGTCTTATTGACACTTCCACTGAGAGTGCAAGAGTGTCCATTATATATGTTGCCACACTGAGAATGATTTTGATCTTTATCTAAGAAGGATGTCTGATTGTTTCAGTTTATCATGGTGCATTTTTAAAGGTTTGGTTGCATATTCTAAAAGCAAGTTCCCTTATATTGGTTGTTCTTTAAAGGAACTTAAGAAGTATGGAGTGACAACTTTGGTTCGAGTTTGTGACGCTACATATGATAAAGCTCCAGTTGAAAAAGAAGGAATCCACGTTCTAGTGAGTGTgtagtgttttaatttttcactgCAAACAACTTGTACCTTTTAAATGTAGATATTTTGCAAACTTGGCACTCAGTGGTTTACTTTTGAGCTTATAATAGGAGTGACAGTGTTCATAGCAGTCTATTTAAAGTCCTTTGGATTGGCAGTTTTGTTCATTTGTGACCTTAAAATCTACACATGCGGAGTattttcagcaaataaaaatcaaaatttagtgCACACTTAtttcaagaaaatggaaatttgcattttgttttctctggaaaATTAATGCAGTATTTACCTTTGTTTCTAGGCTGCTGGTTTGAATCTAACTGAAAGTAATTTCCATCAGATATTCTTAAGTCACATGGAAATATTCTCTCTCACTTTGCAAGTACAAATTAGTTACTTAATATTTTGTAGATAACTTTTAAGGGACAAAAAGATGGGAGAAGAGGATaagaagggagggggagaaggcGTCTTGCTTCAGAGTAATCAGCATCGTTTCTGAGACTTTTTGGTAGGTTTCTAAGAAGGTTTTGTATGGTTAGATTACTTTCATAGTTCAGTTTGAACATAAAGTAATTGGAATGATTTTGAATTAAATTCCTCCCTAGGGGCcacccccatggccgagtggttaagttcgtgtgctctgcttcagcggctcagggtttcgccggttcggatcctgggcgtggacatggcaccactgatcaggccatgctgagggggcatcccacatgccacaactagaaggacctacaactaaaaatatatagctgtgtactggggggctttgtggagaaaaaggaaaaataaaatctttattaaaaaaaaaatcctccctaGCCCCTAAATATGCTAGTTCATTATCAGAAACAGGAGCCGAAGATTAGGTGAaagtttttattgagttcataatagtttacatcaatgtgagatttcagttgtacgttatttcttgactATCACCACATAAATGCTTCCCTtaaccccctgtgcccactccctaccccccttcccttggtaaccactgaactgttgtctttgtccatgtgtttgttcatattagATTAGGTAAAATTTTATGCTTTCTTCCCTAAAAAGTTGTCTAAATTGCAGAAGCCTGTAGTGAAATGACCTCATAGTCTTAGACCTATTTTATTTGATTGTTGGGAAGGCAGTGCAGTAGGAAGAGAACTGGAAATTTTTGTAGTAGTTGGTTAGGAAGAAAGTAGTAAGGAAAATATTGGTACAAGGTTATGTTCCTACTTTTtattgagaggtggttctgtagTCATTATTGCGCTGGTAGTAGTTGGGAAGGCAGTTGATGCAAGAAAATAGATGTCCTGTTGGTAAGGTGGTCATCTCATAGATATGGATCTCATAGATCCATAAAGTTTCCCCACCTGCATTTtggtgaaaacaaaaattaagtagccaagcattgttttttaaaaatgtattttaatagtATAGCACGGTAATAATTTGCTTGCATTCCATTTCTAAATGACTTTAAGGTCCCTTGGCTGAAAATCACTGATGATAAGTGTAACCATGTGTAAAATGtcctatgtttaaaaaaataaaaacacaattttagGTTCTGAAACTAGGCTGAATGCAAGTTCTTTTTCCAGTATTGTGAATATGTTCTCCAGTGGGTAGAAGAGAAATCAGTTTGTTTTGACAGATAGCAGGCTGAGAAAATGAACTGTGGATTGACCGTAGTCTGTTTGAATCGGTAATGTTGGTAAACACCTTTATGAAATTGCAATGAACTAAAGAACTTGAACTAGTTTGTAGAAGATAATGGTAGGTCTGGGATTTACTCCAGGGCTTTAAATCcaggcttttgttttgttttaaatagctGTGATCAGATAAAATTAAAAGTCTAACTTAAGCTTGAAAAAACAAGGACATTTAGAATTAAGCttgggatttctttctttttccaagatAGAGATTTTAAGATGGATTGTTAATTTACTTTTGCTAGGTGAAGAGGGTTTGGAACACTTTATAAGAGGATATCCCCAAAATAAGACCTTGTAATCCTTTGACCAATGCTCTTGCAAATCAGAAGCACATTGGAAAAGACTGATGGTGGTTTCAGCTATGTCAGTTTGAAGTTCAGATGCTTCTAAATTATGACTGTAATGATTTTTTGATAGAAACTGCTTACGTGAGAAAGGGAAGCATGTTTCATATTGTTGTTTCTCAACTAGGTGCATTGTAGGGAGTATTAGAGGAAGTAAGCTCTAAACTAAAGTACTTAGTGGTTTTACTGCTATTTACAGTTAAACTATGTAGTGGCATTTATAATGATAACACTGACAGCCCTTTAATTATGGGGCGTAGTTGACAAAGCAAACATAATGTGCTGTCATGGCTAATGGGCTACGTGAAGTGTTCTAGTGGTGCCAGTAATGAGTGCAGAATCAGTTTAGTGCTctgtcacttttctctttctccttctctgctatCTTAAAGTGTCCTTATCCAATCTCATTAGAATAGtcttaggtttaaaaaaaaattccagtgtttttgcatttctctttttgaaaCTAGATGGGAGAGAAGGTATATGAAATATGAatctcccttctcccctttcttcaAAGCTGATTTATGTTGGTTTCTTAGGACCTCTTGCTAGGTAGCAAGGAAGATAAACCCCTGCCTGTATGTGAATGTACATGGGGTTGGTCTTAActaaaaaacaacccaaatcgatgaatataaaaagagaaagggataCTTGGGGAAACGGTCTCCATTTGCTCAGGACCCTGTCATGTGGCACTGTGCTTGTTAAATGAGATATGTATAATTTAGgcagagctttaaaaatatttggtacttgccctttttttttaagtatataagcACAAAGATAGTAGTATGTTTCTGTTATGATATGCTAAGCATTGGAGATTTCTTATCAGAGAGCCTTTCTCTAAAGAAAAGATGTCATGACTTAGAGCTATTGGGGTGataattctcaaaaatatttgtagagACCAATGAGACACCAGTTTCTATTCTTCTTTGTCAGAGTGGACCTTAAATCATATGGACAGATGTGTCCTCTCCTGCTTTGTCTTGGCTTTAATTACAGTTGTCTCTCATGTCTAATTACTGCTCTATTcagataaatatttgaagaatactAGCCTCTTATCACTGTGATAAGAAATTTCCATAAGATAAAATTAGATGCCTATGATGCTTATTACACTTCATTGGGAAGGCTGAGTTATTTGGCATAGTTGAATTTCGATCTTGGATCATTTTTCAGCAGTGATCAGATTTGTGTTATTAAGAATAGGTATATATAGTATAGTCGGTTCCCTTAGGCCTGCCCTGTGTTACAATGTAGCTATTCTGCATTAGGATGTTAATCCTGGAGAAAATATCAATTTAATGTAAAAGATCTTTTCTTTCCAGGATTGGCCATTTGATGATGGAGCACCACCCCCTAATCAGATAGTAGATGATTGGCTAAACCTACTAAAAACCAAATTTCGTGAAGAGCCAGGTTGCTGTGTTGCAGTGCATTGTGTTGCAGGATTGGGAAGGTAAGTTCTTATCCTTTTGTTGGTGAATTTACTATCaaaaatttcagtttggtggAAATTTGCGTTTATTACACTAAATATTAAATTGCCTGAAAGTAAAGTTAAATGAGAGCTGGCGTAATGATGTCTCAAAATAGCTTGTTGTATTTCATTGGTTCTCTGATTCTGTTGCCATACTGGATTGAGTGGGTGATGGTTCAGAAGTTGTTCTGAAACTGATTTAATGTAATTATCTTTGAGTGAAAAACACAGTTttaattgtgttttctttttctccccatttcaAGTAAGCAAAGGTTCAGGTCTTTGAGATGggcaacaaaattaaaataattttagattttgaaGAATTTATGTATGGTTAATTTTGGATTGAGATGACTGGGAAGTTATTAGGTAGAGAGCAAATGGCTACACTTTAAACTCTTGAAAGGAGATGTATGGAGAGTGAAGATTAACTTTGATTTTAAAACCTTTTTCCTTTAGCATTGCATGGAATGGTGTTGCAACACTTCCATCAGCAGCAGATTAAATGGCAATTTATAATGTGCACTTTGACTCAAAACATTAGTTCAGGCTGTTGTTGCCTTAAGGTGGTGGTGACTCAGGCTGTTACGTCTGCTCAGcccttttatttgctattttcctttttggCAGTTTAGTGTGGTACAGTTTCTTCTTCAGGGTCAGAAGTTTCAGTCCTTATCCTGAAGGGTGAAGGATTTGACTTGGGGCAGTTTATAACTAGTAGCTATCCTTGTTAGGTACTCCAGAGTTGGTGCCCTGTAATGGACCTTTTTTAAACATCGCTTcctttgttagattttttttttttttttgaggaagattagccctgagctaactactgccagtcctcctctttttgctgaggaagcatggccctgagctaacgtccgtgcccatcttcctctactttatacgtgggacgcctaccacagcatggcatgccaagcggtgctgtgtctgcacccgggatccgaaccagcgaaccccgggccaccgaagcagaacgtgcgcacttaacctctgcgccactgggccggccccctttgttagatttttaaaaaaatatctagagaacTGTTTCTAATTACCAATTCTCTGACACACTCCTAACTCATGAAAATGATTTTGTTGAAGAAATCTAGCACCCTTTTAGTATTTGATGAGGAAAGGATATTAAAGTCAATTTGTAATGAAAATTCTGAGACACTCATGATAGAAAATACATTTGGTGATTTATTTTACTGTGATAATGGTTAAAGACCAATGAAGAATTTTTGATGACTTATAATGATGCAAAAACTTGAGATATAATGTGGTGATGTTTTAAAGAGTAAAGATACCTTTGCTGTATAGGGAAATATCAGATATTTTAGTATACAAGAGAAAGGAAGGCTCAAGCTTTGCATTGTTTTGGTAATATGTAATCctgggttttaaaaaatcctttaattccaaagacctgtgaataTTTACAAATGAGTTTCTCTCTGCAGGGCACCTGTGCTGGTTGCACTTGCTTTGATTGAATGTGGAATGAAGTACGAAGATGCAGTTCAGTTTATAAGACAGTGAGTATGAAGTTTTATATTCGGAAACACATAAATCATGATCATATAAGAGGAAGGAATTACGGAAAGTATCCATTTGTAGTATGGAATAATTTGCTCTCTTTGGcttaaaatattgtttcattgACTATATCAAAAACAGCAAGTGATAGAGAGACTCAATGATAATACTGGCTGCAGATTTAAAGGTTTTCTAATTTAGGTGGCAAATTTGGACGTTGTAGAATATGTCCAGCGTGTGACTTGAAGAAGTAGGAGT
The genomic region above belongs to Equus caballus isolate H_3958 breed thoroughbred chromosome 2, TB-T2T, whole genome shotgun sequence and contains:
- the PTP4A2 gene encoding protein tyrosine phosphatase type IVA 2, producing MNRPAPVEISYENMRFLITHNPTNATLNKFTEELKKYGVTTLVRVCDATYDKAPVEKEGIHVLDWPFDDGAPPPNQIVDDWLNLLKTKFREEPGCCVAVHCVAGLGRAPVLVALALIECGMKYEDAVQFIRQKRRGAFNSKQLLYLEKYRPKMRLRFRDTNGHCCVQ